CCCTAACCACATAATCCCGATCCCGGTGCATTAGGCCATAGGCCTTGAGGGACTGATTTAAGTAGTGGTTAAGCTCCATGTTTGCTTCGTCATAGAGGTTTTCTACACCCAGCAGTTTTTCGACCTTATCTACCCCTTCTTCGGTGAGCAGTACAGTATGGGCCTTTTCATCAACGACATAATCGGTATCGCGGGTCAGTTTAGGCACAATCTTGGCCATTTTATAGTACAGTTCGGTGGGTTTATCCGCAGCCCCGGAAATAATCAGGGGTGTGCGGGCCTCATCAATTAAGATACTGTCCACTTCGTCCACAATGGCAAAGTTTAGGTCCCGTTGTACCAACTGTGCCGGGTGGTGGGCCATGTTGTCCCGCAGGTAATCAAAGCCAAATTCGTTATTGGTACCGTAGGTAATATCTGCGGCATAGGCTGCTCGACGTTCTTCCGGTTTAAGGCCGTGGACAATCAGACCCACGGACAGACCCAGGAAGCGGTATAATCTACCCATCCATTCACTGTCACGGGTGGCCAAGTAATCGTTGACGGTAACCACATGAACACCCTTGCCGGTTAAAGCATTTAAATAGACCGGTAAAGTAGCAACTAAGGTTTTACCTTCACCGGTTCTCATTTCGGCAATACGCCCCTGGTGTAACACCATACCACCGATTAATTGAACATCATAATGCCGCATACCCAGCACACGCTTGGAGGCTTCTCTCACTACGGCATAGGCTTCGGGCAAAATATCATCCAGGGTACGGCCGTTTTCCAGCAGTTGTTTAAACTCACCGGTTTTATTGCGCAACTCTTCATCAGTTAGGCTGGCAATTTGCTCCTCCAGGCCATTAATATCATCTACAATACGTTGCAGGCGCTTTATCTCTTTGGCGTTGTCATCAAATAGGTTTTTTAGAAAACTAAACACGGTTAACCACCTTTCAGGTTTATCTACTATTTACTAAAGGAAAGGAACCACAGAGGTTCCTTGCGATAGTCTAGAGTCTAGGCAATATTATAATTTTATCACCAAGAGTAAGCAGAATCAAGAAATCTGCTTTCTTCTTTAATTTTCTCCTTTAAGCAGCCTTTTCCTTCTAGGTTGTAGGATTTTTATTGTGGTAATAACTATTTAGATTTCCATTAGGAGGTAGGCAATTGCTTTGGCAGGATCAAAGTAAAAGAGCGTCGCAACTAGCGACGCTCCTTGGCTGCATGCTAAATCCTCCTAAAATTCCGGTTCGATTAAACCATAGTTGCCGTCTTTTCTCTTATAAACCACGTTGGTTTGCTCGGTTTCGGCATTGGAAAAGACAAAGAAATCGTGGCCCAGCAGATTCATTTGCATAATGGCTTCGTCCAAAGCCATGGGCTTAATGGCAAAGCGTTTGGTTTTAATAACGCGAGGCGCTTCATCATCAATTTTTTCGTTGTCTACCATATTGGGTAGGACACGGCCGTTACGGCGATTAAGTTTCCCTTTATAACGTTCGATCTGGCGTTCCATTTTTTCTACCACCAGGTCGACAGAAGAGTACATTTCGGCGGTAGCCTCTTCGCCCCTTAGCAGCATACCGTTGACAGGAATGGTTACTTCAATTTTATGGGAGTCTCCCTCAACCACCAGTGTGGCAATGGCCTCTCCCATATTGTCTAAAAATCGATCCAACTTACCAAGGCGTTTTTCCACGTAGTCCCTTAAGGCAGGAGTTACTTCAATATTTTTTCCACGTACTTGTACTTTCACAAGCATCACTCCTTCCTGTGATCAAGGCATTTTGCCTTTTCATTATTATTCCCGAAATTTAGGAAAAATCCTTCTCCCTCTAAATAAAATTTCAAAACCCTGGTCATAAGACCAGGGTAGAAGTTTTCAATATAATTAACGCTTGTAAACGTTAGCAGCTTGAGGACCACGAGCGCCTTCAACGATATCGAATTCGACTTCTTGACCTTCAGCTAAAGATTTGAAACCTTCTTCTTGAATTGCGGAAAAGTGAACGAATACATCGCCACCTTCTTCTCTTTCAATGAAGCCATAACCTTTTTCCGCATTGAACCATTTTACCTTGCCGAGCATTTTCATTCCTCGCTTTCAAAATACTTTCCAGAGAGCCTTAATAGAACTCACATGCAGATATATTACCATCATTATTTGATGACTGTCAAGCATTTCCGCTACTGGCTAATGTCCGGTCCCTTGTCGAAAAATTCCTTGTTGAATAGCGTTTTCCTGTGGACAATGTGGATAAGTCTGTTAATAACCCATCAAATAAGGTCTTTTACTGTGGACATCCCCTTAGGGACATGGTATATTTTGTCAAATCGTAATTATAATTGGCATAAATTTTGTAAAGAAAAGTTATTTACAGTATTTTCCAGTTGGTATAACTCACTTTCCAGTTTATTCCAATTAATCAACTTTGGTCGAAGCTTTGCTGTTTTCCTGCGTTAGCCAGGGTGATTACAAAAATTTTGCCGGCTCCTGCATCCTTTAACGTCCTTGCTACCGCTGAGACTGTGGACCCGGTGGTGAAAACATCGTCCAGCAGCAAGAGGTTTTTACCAAGGATGGCTGATGCCGGTGCTTTAACCAAAAAGGCATCCTGGAGATTTTGTATCCTTTCTTCCCTGGAGAGTCCTGTTTGGGGTGGGGTTTCTTTATGTTTTATTAGCACATCCTTTAAAAGTGGCAGTTGTAAAACTCTGGCCACCTCTTCAGCCAGCAGTTCTGCCTGATTATAACCCCTCTCCCACTGACGCTGACGGGAAAGTGGTACCGGCACAACGGCCTCAACTTGCCCCAAAGGGGGCTGTTGCTGAATAATTTCCACCATTAAGGAGGCCAACA
This region of Desulforamulus ferrireducens genomic DNA includes:
- the hpf gene encoding ribosome hibernation-promoting factor, HPF/YfiA family, which codes for MKVQVRGKNIEVTPALRDYVEKRLGKLDRFLDNMGEAIATLVVEGDSHKIEVTIPVNGMLLRGEEATAEMYSSVDLVVEKMERQIERYKGKLNRRNGRVLPNMVDNEKIDDEAPRVIKTKRFAIKPMALDEAIMQMNLLGHDFFVFSNAETEQTNVVYKRKDGNYGLIEPEF
- a CDS encoding cold shock domain-containing protein, with product MKMLGKVKWFNAEKGYGFIEREEGGDVFVHFSAIQEEGFKSLAEGQEVEFDIVEGARGPQAANVYKR
- a CDS encoding ComF family protein encodes the protein MHPLLEALVKLFFPTHPGCQLCSGPKGDSELICPSCRGGLVAWAQQPQCLICGRPLGDRQQQLCPACRRQPPPFDLARAVGPYAGGLRQGIHLLKYKGRKSLAPLLASLMVEIIQQQPPLGQVEAVVPVPLSRQRQWERGYNQAELLAEEVARVLQLPLLKDVLIKHKETPPQTGLSREERIQNLQDAFLVKAPASAILGKNLLLLDDVFTTGSTVSAVARTLKDAGAGKIFVITLANAGKQQSFDQS